From a single Silene latifolia isolate original U9 population chromosome 6, ASM4854445v1, whole genome shotgun sequence genomic region:
- the LOC141586697 gene encoding 2-succinylbenzoate--CoA ligase, chloroplastic/peroxisomal isoform X2, whose protein sequence is MMVTDESCTWSSELPNLTTLCPRWHVSVDSYSSTTKNMENGTDRCQPLSIKYCWAPEDAAVICFTSGTTGRPKGVTISHTSLITQSLAKIAIVGYTKDDVYLHTAPMCHIGGISSCLAMLMAGGCHVVIPKFVAEIAVEAIRENRVTSLIAVPTILADLVSTIRHKQPRTQELSLKKILNGGGSLSIQLIADAMECFPKAKLLSAYGMTETCSSLTFTTLYDPVEKNSDEHLDRTDKQNPIGGVCVGKPAPHVEILVSEEDSSHVGRIMTRGPHVMIRYWGQNTTRVPDSGEDWFETGDIGQFDAAGNLWLVGRRNGRIKSGGENVYPEEVEAVLSLHPGISSVVVTGIPNARLGEMVVACVQIRENWVWADNVGNSLGRTKLYLSNEVLKEYCRHKRLTGFKIPKVFIVWRKPFPLTSTGKLRRDEMKKEAMMQLQPLLSSL, encoded by the exons ATGATGGTCACTGATGAAAGTTGCACGTGGTCGTCAGAGTTACCAAATCTTACCACGCTTTGTCCACGGTGGCATGTTTCTGTTGACTCTTACTCTTCAACTACAAAAAACATGGAAAATG GTACTGATAGGTGTCAGCCTCTATCCATAAAATACTGCTGGGCACCAGAGGATGCTGCTGTGATTTGCTTCACTTCAG GAACCACTGGCAGGCCAAAAGGAGTTACAATAAGTCATACATCTTTAATAACTCAATCCCTGGCAAAAATTGCTATTGTGGGTTACACAAAAGATGAT GTTTATTTGCACACTGCTCCAATGTGCCATATTGGTGGCATATCATCGTGCCTGGCAATGCTTATGGCAGGAGGTTGTCATGTAGTGATACCCAAGTTTGTTGCTGAAATTGCTGTTGAAGCCATCAGGGAAAATCGTGTAACTTCACTTATAGCTGTTCCAACGATACTTGCTGATTTGGTGTCCACAATCAG ACACAAACAACCGAGAACGCAGGAACTGAGTTTAAAAAAGATACTGAATGGTGGTGGGAGCCTTTCTATTCAGCTCATTGCAGATGCCATGGAATGTTTTCCAAAAGCCAAGCTACTCTCTGCTTATG GTATGACGGAGACCTGTTCATCTCTTACCTTCACTACCCTTTATGATCCAGTTGAAAAGAATTCAGATGAGCATTTGGATAGAACAGACAAACAAAACCCCATAGGAGGTGTTTGTGTAGGGAAGCCGGCACCTCATGTGGAGATACTTGTGAGTGAGGAAGATTCTTCTCATGTAGGAAGGATCATGACTAGAGGACCCCATGTAATGATTCGTTATTGGGGTCAGAATACCACTAGAGTACCTGATTCTGGTGAAGATTGGTTTGAAACTGGTGACATTGGACAGTTTGATGCTGCTGGAAACTTGTGGCTTGTTGGGCGTAGAAACGGCCGAATCAAAAGTGGAGGCGAGAATGTATATCCTGAAGAG GTGGAGGCTGTTTTATCACTACATCCGGGTATTTCATCCGTTGTGGTCACGGGAATACCAAATGCACGCCTTGGTGAAATGGTGGTTGCCTGTGTTCAAATCAGAGAGAATTGGGTTTGGGCTGATAATGTTGGTAATTCATTAGGCAGGACGAAGCTGTACTTGTCAAATGAAGTGCTCAAGGAGTATTGTCGACATAAACGTTTGACAGG GTTTAAGATTCCGAAAGTTTTTATTGTATGGAGAAAGCCTTTCCCACTAACAAGCACAGGAAAACTTAGAAGAGATGAAATGAAAAAGGAAGCTATGATGCAGCTGCAACCTTTGCTTAGTAGTCTGTAA
- the LOC141586697 gene encoding 2-succinylbenzoate--CoA ligase, chloroplastic/peroxisomal isoform X1, with protein MVNDWSRPHICQCLSRILTFRCNSLITIFGRRRKTGEQFVESVFRIVGQISELGISPGDIVAICAFNSDWYLEWLLAVTYVGGIIAPLNYRWSFDESKLALEVIRPVMMVTDESCTWSSELPNLTTLCPRWHVSVDSYSSTTKNMENGTDRCQPLSIKYCWAPEDAAVICFTSGTTGRPKGVTISHTSLITQSLAKIAIVGYTKDDVYLHTAPMCHIGGISSCLAMLMAGGCHVVIPKFVAEIAVEAIRENRVTSLIAVPTILADLVSTIRHKQPRTQELSLKKILNGGGSLSIQLIADAMECFPKAKLLSAYGMTETCSSLTFTTLYDPVEKNSDEHLDRTDKQNPIGGVCVGKPAPHVEILVSEEDSSHVGRIMTRGPHVMIRYWGQNTTRVPDSGEDWFETGDIGQFDAAGNLWLVGRRNGRIKSGGENVYPEEVEAVLSLHPGISSVVVTGIPNARLGEMVVACVQIRENWVWADNVGNSLGRTKLYLSNEVLKEYCRHKRLTGFKIPKVFIVWRKPFPLTSTGKLRRDEMKKEAMMQLQPLLSSL; from the exons ATGGTTAATGATTGGTCAAGGCCCCACATATGCCAATGTTTAAGCCGCATTTTAACTTTCCGGTGCAATTCATTAATCACCATTTTCGGCCGACGTCGCAAAACCGGTGAACAATTCGTGGAAAGCGTGTTTAGAATTGTTGGTCAAATCTCTGAGTTGGGTATTTCTCCTGGTGATATTGTTGCCATTTGCGCTTTCAACAG TGACTGGTATTTGGAATGGCTACTTGCTGTTACATACGTTGGTGGAATTATTGCTCCATTGAATTATCGTTGG AGTTTTGACGAGTCAAAACTGGCATTGGAAGTAATAAGACCAGTTATGATGGTCACTGATGAAAGTTGCACGTGGTCGTCAGAGTTACCAAATCTTACCACGCTTTGTCCACGGTGGCATGTTTCTGTTGACTCTTACTCTTCAACTACAAAAAACATGGAAAATG GTACTGATAGGTGTCAGCCTCTATCCATAAAATACTGCTGGGCACCAGAGGATGCTGCTGTGATTTGCTTCACTTCAG GAACCACTGGCAGGCCAAAAGGAGTTACAATAAGTCATACATCTTTAATAACTCAATCCCTGGCAAAAATTGCTATTGTGGGTTACACAAAAGATGAT GTTTATTTGCACACTGCTCCAATGTGCCATATTGGTGGCATATCATCGTGCCTGGCAATGCTTATGGCAGGAGGTTGTCATGTAGTGATACCCAAGTTTGTTGCTGAAATTGCTGTTGAAGCCATCAGGGAAAATCGTGTAACTTCACTTATAGCTGTTCCAACGATACTTGCTGATTTGGTGTCCACAATCAG ACACAAACAACCGAGAACGCAGGAACTGAGTTTAAAAAAGATACTGAATGGTGGTGGGAGCCTTTCTATTCAGCTCATTGCAGATGCCATGGAATGTTTTCCAAAAGCCAAGCTACTCTCTGCTTATG GTATGACGGAGACCTGTTCATCTCTTACCTTCACTACCCTTTATGATCCAGTTGAAAAGAATTCAGATGAGCATTTGGATAGAACAGACAAACAAAACCCCATAGGAGGTGTTTGTGTAGGGAAGCCGGCACCTCATGTGGAGATACTTGTGAGTGAGGAAGATTCTTCTCATGTAGGAAGGATCATGACTAGAGGACCCCATGTAATGATTCGTTATTGGGGTCAGAATACCACTAGAGTACCTGATTCTGGTGAAGATTGGTTTGAAACTGGTGACATTGGACAGTTTGATGCTGCTGGAAACTTGTGGCTTGTTGGGCGTAGAAACGGCCGAATCAAAAGTGGAGGCGAGAATGTATATCCTGAAGAG GTGGAGGCTGTTTTATCACTACATCCGGGTATTTCATCCGTTGTGGTCACGGGAATACCAAATGCACGCCTTGGTGAAATGGTGGTTGCCTGTGTTCAAATCAGAGAGAATTGGGTTTGGGCTGATAATGTTGGTAATTCATTAGGCAGGACGAAGCTGTACTTGTCAAATGAAGTGCTCAAGGAGTATTGTCGACATAAACGTTTGACAGG GTTTAAGATTCCGAAAGTTTTTATTGTATGGAGAAAGCCTTTCCCACTAACAAGCACAGGAAAACTTAGAAGAGATGAAATGAAAAAGGAAGCTATGATGCAGCTGCAACCTTTGCTTAGTAGTCTGTAA